In Choloepus didactylus isolate mChoDid1 chromosome 18, mChoDid1.pri, whole genome shotgun sequence, a single genomic region encodes these proteins:
- the LOC119513587 gene encoding orofacial cleft 1 candidate gene 1 protein-like, translated as MDRDKFQQKALKQTKQKKSKSAEFLMVKEDREATQGIVNPAFHMSSPDFSAYQTSEEEVIRHDMPDRTLVAHQQKLWLPASAEAKGNEYSRNYFDPLIDGEINPRQCGMEISRKAPLQVDDRILYNQLMKVLDETG; from the coding sequence ATGGATAGAGACAAGTTTCAGCAGAAGGCTCTGAAGCAAACTAAGCAGAAGAAATCCAAGTCGGCTGAATTTTTGATGGTTAAAGAAGATAGAGAAGCTACACAGGGCATTGTAAATCCAGCTTTTCACATGAGCAGCCCAGATTTCTCAGCATATCAGACTTCAGAAGAGGAAGTTATTAGACATGACATGCCAGATAGGACCCTTGTAGCTCACCAGCAGAAACTCTGGCTGCCAGCCTCTGCtgaagcaaaaggaaatgaatacagCAGAAATTACTTTGACCCACTGATAGATGGGGAAATAAACCCAAGACAGTGTGGGATGGAGATCAGCAGAAAGGCACCTCTACAAGTTGATGATAGAATTCTCTATAATCAGTTAATGAAGGTGCTTGATGAGACTGGATGA